TGCGAGATCCGCCCCACGCTGATCCTGGCGCTGCCGATCATCGTTGGGCAGGTCAGCCAGACGCTGATGAACGTCACGGACAGCATGATGATCGGCCACGTGGGCACGGTCCCGCTCGCCGCGGCGTCCTTCGGCGGGACGCTGTTCGGCCTGTTCTACGTCATCGGCATCGGGCTGCTCGTGCCGGTGTCGATTTTCGTGTCGCGGGCACGCGGCGCGGCGCAGCCGCAGGAGGCGGCGGAATACCTGCGTCACGGCGTGGCGATGGCGGTGGGCTTCGGCGTTCTCGAGACGCTGGTGCTCGCCGCACTCTCGACGCAGTTGCACCGCTTCGGGCAACCGCCGGAGGTCCTGGCGATCGTGACGCCGTTCCTGCTGCTGAACGCGGCGTCGATCACGCCCGTGCTGGTTTACCTGGCGCTCCGGCAGTTTGCCGAGGCGATGGGCCGGCCCTGGCTCCCGATGTATGTCATGCTGGGCGGCGTCGGCCTCAACGTGCTGCTCAACTGGGTGTTCGTCTTCGGCCACCTGGGCGCGCCCGCGCTGGGGCTCACCGGCTCGGGCATCGCGACGCTGCTGGCCCGCACGATCGGTGCGGCGGTGATCTTTGCGTGGATCCGGCTGGACCCGCGCCTCCGCGCCGCCTGGCCGACGCAATGGTTCGCGCCGCTGGCCCGCGCGCGGGTCCGTGAGATGATGCACGTGGGGCTGCCCGCCTCCGGCATGCTGTTCTTCGAGGTCACGGCGTTCGCCGCCGCGGCCATCATGGTGGGCTGGCTGGGCGCGGTGCCGCTGGCGGCGCACCAGATCACGCTCACGTGCGCGTCGTTCTCCTTCATGTTCCCGCTCGGCCTGTCGATGGCGGCGGGGATTCGCATCAGCCATGCGGTGGGCGCGCACGAACTGCACCGGTTGCGTCCGATCGCCGTCACCGCGGTCGGCATCAGCCTCGCGATGGCCGCGGCGTTCGGGCTGGCGTACGGTTTCGGCGGCCGGCTGATCAGCACCTGGTTTGTGAAGGACCCGGTGGTGATCGCGCTGGCCACGCAACTGCTGATCGTCGCCGCGCTCTTCCAGCTCTTCGATGGCTGGCAGGTCACCGGCGCGGCCCTGCTGCGCGGGATCACCGACGTGAAGGTCCCGGCCGTGATCACCTTTGCCGCGTACTGGCTCATCTCGCTCCCGCTGGGTTACCTCCTCGGCGTGCGCGGCTCGCTCGGCGCGCTCGGCATCTGGATCGGCATCGCCGGCGGCCTCGCCTGCGCGGCCGTGCTGCTGAGCGCACGCTTCGCCCGGCTCACGCGGCCCCGGCCAGAAGCCTGAAGCCAGAGGCCGGAAGCCAGAGGCCGAGATACAAACGTCAGATGAGCCCCACAGTCGGACTGCAAACGATAACTCGCCAAATCTGGCGAGTTATCGCCATTCAGACCGGCCGCTGGCCTTCCGTCTTCCGGCCTCCGGCCTCCGGCCTCTGGCTTCTGGCCTCTGGCCTCAGCGGACCAACGCTGACCGGACGGCGGCGAGATCGAGGCCGTCGATGCGGACGACCTTCTGGCGCGAGGTGTCGCCGCGCAGGACAGTGACCGCGCGGCGCGGAAGCTGCAGCGTGTCGGCAAGAAATTCGCAAAGCGCCTCGTTGGCCTTCCCCTCCACCGGCGGCGCGTGGACCTTCACCTTGAGCGCGTCGCCCAGCCAGCCGACCACCTCGGTGCGTGGGGCATTCGGGATCGCCTTGATGGCAAGGGTGCAGGACGGGGCCATGCGCACGAGGGTCGGGCGATGCCGGCGCCAGTCAAGGCGGCGGCTCAGGCGGTCGGCCGCGTGGCGGCGAGGTAGCTCACGAGCTCGGCGAGCACCGCGGCGGCGACGATCTCCTGGGCTTCGGCGCGTTTCGCGCCGGGACACTCCACGCGACCGCTGCGCAGCACGAAGCGCCCGCGCGGCTGGCGATGGGCGAGCGCCCACCAGGCAAACGGCTGCTCCACGCCGTCGGTCGGCGAGGGTTCCGCGTAGCCCGTCGTCGCCACGCCCAGGTCGCTGCCAAAGAGCTCGCATACGCCGCGCGCCATCTGCTCGGCGACCTCGGCGGACACCGAGTTGACCCGCTTCGCGGCGGCGCGGTTCACGCCGAGGTGGCGCACTTTCTGGTCGAGCGAGTAGGCGGTGATGCCACCGCGGAAATACTCGGAGGCGCCGGACGCCGCGCCGATCGCAGCCTGCACGCGGCCACAGGTCAGGCTCTCCGCCGCCGCCAGCGTCAGCCGCGGCGCCTGCAGCAGGCGCTGTTTCAACTCAAGCGCGAGGGGCATGGCGCGAAGGTCACTTGAGCTCGAGGCCGACGGGGCAGTGATCGCTGCCCATCACCTCGGGCGAGATCCAGGCCCGCTTCAGGCGCGCGCGCAGTTTCTCGCTGGCAACGAAGTAATCGACGCGCCACCCAATGTTCCGGGCGCGGCAGTTCATCATCTGGCTCCACCAGGAGTAGTGGCCCGGCCCCTTTTCGAATTCGCGGAACGTATCCACAAATCCACTCGCGAGGAGCTTGGAGAAGTTTTCGCGCTCCTCGTCGGTGAAGCCGGCGTTGCGGCGGTTGGTCTTGGGATTCGTGAGGTCGATCTCGGTGTGCGCGACGTTGAGGTCGCCGCAGAACACCACCGGCTTCTTCTTCTCGAGCTTCTTGAGGTGCGCGAGGAACGCGGGGTCCCACTCCTGCGTGCGGTACTCGAGCCGGGTGAGCCCGCGCTGCGAGTTGGGCTGGTACACGTTGAGCAGGTAAAAGTCGTCGAACTCCGTGTTGATCACGCGGCCTTCGGCGTCGTGGTCCTTGCTGCCGATGCCGAGCGTGACGTTGAGCGGCTGGACGCGCGTGAACGTGACGGTGCCGCTGTAGCCCTTCTTCACCGCCGGGTTCCAGAACACCTCATAGCCGTGCGGCCAGAGGATGTGCTGCACGTCGCCGGGATGGCACTTGGCCTCCTGCAGGCAGATCACGTCCGCCTGGACCTTCTCCATGAAGTCGAGCAGCCCCTTCTTGTGCGCCGCGCGGACGCCGTTGACGTTCCAGGAGACGAGTTTCATCGCGGTGAACCGTAGCAGCGGAGCCGGCGGGGCGCGCAATCGTTTTGTCGCCGGGCAACGCGCAAACCTGCCGCCGGTCGTGGTCGCCCCAGCGCACCGCCCGTCCTTCCCGCCGGCAGGCCCCTCCCCGCCAAAAGGCGGGCACAAAACCGAACGCTCGAACCGCCAGGAGGGAACGGAGGCAGCAGAGGGTTCGAGCATGAGTCGGAAGCGTACCCGCCATCGATCTCTGTTTTCTCCCTTATCTCCTGTGAGACGGCCTTGGACTCCGTGGTTTCTTTTGTGCCTTCTGCGCTGCTTTGCGGCCAGCCCCGCCTTGGAAATCCGTGCTGAGATCCACGCCTCTCCAATCCGCTTTACAGGAGAAAACGGGGGTAAGGGAGGGACGGCGGGAATCAGACTGCTCGCGTTTTGGCTGGCGCGAAAATGCGACGAGTAGCGGCTGCCCCCGGCGCCGCGTCCGAAACCCCACTGACTTTAGTTTCCGTGCCGTCGAAAACGTCACACTTGGTGGCGGGCCGGCGGGCTTGATGCCACGACATGCCACGGCGGGCCCTTGCCTCGGGGCGCCCGCGCGACTGAGTATGCCAGCCCTTCCACTCTCGCGTCCGTCGCTCCCTCTCCCACCCGTCGATGTCCTTCACCCGTCTCCCCCTCGGCCAGCCCATCCCGGCCCGCCCGCACGCGGTCTCCTGCAGCCTGCCGACGATGCAGGACGTCCTTGGCTACGAAGAGAAGAACCCGGCGACGATGCGGCACGTCGGCTCGGCGTACCCGCGGTTTGTGGTGCATCCGTTTGCGCGCCAGCTCGCCCGCCATCTCGCCGAAAACCGCCCGGAGCTGGCCGGGCGCACCTTGTGGCTGACCTCCTCCGCGCGAATGGCCGAGGCGCTGATCGCCTGCCTGGGCGACGGGGTCGGGGCCAAGCGCTTCGAGGACGGTCGCGTGCACGGGGTGTCTCACCCGGCGGACGCCGCCGACGTCGCACAGAAGGCGAAGGTCTTCCTGCAGAACATCGGGGGCTTCCTCAGTTCGCGCGAGGCCGAGGACGAACTGGTCGCGCGCCGGGTCCTGCCGGGCGCCGCGCCAGAAACGCTTTTCGCCGGCAACGCCGCCGCCGAGGTGCGCCGCTGTCTCCAGCCTGCCTTTCCCGAGTGCGCGGCAGCCGACCTGCTGCTCGCCAACACGGGCATGAACGCGATGTACGCCGCATACCGCGCCTCGGCCGAACTCCAGGCGGCGCGCGGCCGCACCGTGTGGATCCAGCTCGGCTGGCTGTACCGGGACACCATCGCCATCCTGCAGCGGTTCGCGTCCAAGCCCGACGACTACGTCTATCTCCGCGACCCGCTCGACGAGGAGGCGATCACGCGGATTTTCCAGCGCTTCGGCGCGCGGATCGCCGGCGTCGTTTCGGAGCTGCCGACGAATCCGCTGATCCAGACGCCCAATCTCGCGCTGCTGGGCCGGCTGTGTCGCCAGCACGGCGCGCACCTGCTGGTGGATCCGTCGGTGGCGTCGCCGTACAGCGTCTCGGTGCTCCCGGAGGCCGACCTCGTGATCAACAGCCTCACCAAGTACACGGCGAGCGAGGGCGACATCATCGCGGGGCTGGTGGCGGTGAATCCGGCCGGGCGTGATGCCGCCGCGCTGC
The Opitutus sp. ER46 genome window above contains:
- a CDS encoding MATE family efflux transporter, whose translation is MNRSSRYLCEIRPTLILALPIIVGQVSQTLMNVTDSMMIGHVGTVPLAAASFGGTLFGLFYVIGIGLLVPVSIFVSRARGAAQPQEAAEYLRHGVAMAVGFGVLETLVLAALSTQLHRFGQPPEVLAIVTPFLLLNAASITPVLVYLALRQFAEAMGRPWLPMYVMLGGVGLNVLLNWVFVFGHLGAPALGLTGSGIATLLARTIGAAVIFAWIRLDPRLRAAWPTQWFAPLARARVREMMHVGLPASGMLFFEVTAFAAAAIMVGWLGAVPLAAHQITLTCASFSFMFPLGLSMAAGIRISHAVGAHELHRLRPIAVTAVGISLAMAAAFGLAYGFGGRLISTWFVKDPVVIALATQLLIVAALFQLFDGWQVTGAALLRGITDVKVPAVITFAAYWLISLPLGYLLGVRGSLGALGIWIGIAGGLACAAVLLSARFARLTRPRPEA
- a CDS encoding DUF167 domain-containing protein; the protein is MAPSCTLAIKAIPNAPRTEVVGWLGDALKVKVHAPPVEGKANEALCEFLADTLQLPRRAVTVLRGDTSRQKVVRIDGLDLAAVRSALVR
- a CDS encoding CinA family protein, whose amino-acid sequence is MPLALELKQRLLQAPRLTLAAAESLTCGRVQAAIGAASGASEYFRGGITAYSLDQKVRHLGVNRAAAKRVNSVSAEVAEQMARGVCELFGSDLGVATTGYAEPSPTDGVEQPFAWWALAHRQPRGRFVLRSGRVECPGAKRAEAQEIVAAAVLAELVSYLAATRPTA
- a CDS encoding exodeoxyribonuclease III, whose amino-acid sequence is MKLVSWNVNGVRAAHKKGLLDFMEKVQADVICLQEAKCHPGDVQHILWPHGYEVFWNPAVKKGYSGTVTFTRVQPLNVTLGIGSKDHDAEGRVINTEFDDFYLLNVYQPNSQRGLTRLEYRTQEWDPAFLAHLKKLEKKKPVVFCGDLNVAHTEIDLTNPKTNRRNAGFTDEERENFSKLLASGFVDTFREFEKGPGHYSWWSQMMNCRARNIGWRVDYFVASEKLRARLKRAWISPEVMGSDHCPVGLELK
- a CDS encoding PLP-dependent transferase, whose amino-acid sequence is MSFTRLPLGQPIPARPHAVSCSLPTMQDVLGYEEKNPATMRHVGSAYPRFVVHPFARQLARHLAENRPELAGRTLWLTSSARMAEALIACLGDGVGAKRFEDGRVHGVSHPADAADVAQKAKVFLQNIGGFLSSREAEDELVARRVLPGAAPETLFAGNAAAEVRRCLQPAFPECAAADLLLANTGMNAMYAAYRASAELQAARGRTVWIQLGWLYRDTIAILQRFASKPDDYVYLRDPLDEEAITRIFQRFGARIAGVVSELPTNPLIQTPNLALLGRLCRQHGAHLLVDPSVASPYSVSVLPEADLVINSLTKYTASEGDIIAGLVAVNPAGRDAAALRARVAELLEPVYPRDLARLAAEIGETETVLATIQRNVAQVVGFLEQHPAVREVFWARHAASRENFARIARLPASAGGMLSFTLRVPMTPVYDALRLPKGPSFGMKTTLLCPFIYLAHFELATTPAGVAELAASRIDPELLRLCVGTEPAEEIIGALAEALAAGGRTSDVRCQTSEVRSLKPEA